A genomic stretch from Erigeron canadensis isolate Cc75 chromosome 9, C_canadensis_v1, whole genome shotgun sequence includes:
- the LOC122583278 gene encoding endoglucanase-like — MEIRSIPNSLKTLKVEVDVEQKPIYDKEEILDVVDGLLIFENPNHPPDEIQREDDFFQPCVYDDNGEEPCVCYVTSKEKCMRASNDVSSLIKEVPIEDPTKAPTEDPTEDPTEAPTEDPTEAPTKALTEDHTETPTEAPTQAPTEVPTEVPTVVPIEVPAKVPTEVCSDVPTNMSTEAPSVEV; from the exons ATGGAGATTAGATCAATCCCTAATTCTTTAAAAACATTGAAAGTTGAAGTCGATGTTGAACAAAAGCCTATTTATGATAAAGAAGAAATTCTTGATGTTGTTGATGGCTTATTAATCTTCGAGAATCCTAATCATCCACCTGATGAAATTCAGCGAGAAGATGATTTCTTCCAGCCATGTGTTTATGATGACAATGGTGAAGAA CCTTGTGTTTGTTATGTTACTAGCAAGGAAAAGTGTATGAGAGCTTCTAATGATGTATCATCGCTGATCAAAGAAGTTCCAATTGAAGACCCAACTAAAGCTCCAACTGAAGACCCAACTGAAGACCCAACTGAAGCTCCAACTGAAGACCCAACTGAAGCTCCAACTAAAGCTCTAACTGAAGATCATACTGAAACTCCAACTGAAGCTCCAACTCAAGCTCCAACTGAAGTCCCAACTGAAGTTCCAACTGTAGTTCCAATTGAAGTCCCAGCTAAAGTTCCAACTGAAGTTTGCTCTGACGTTCCAACTAATATGTCAACTGAAGCTCCATCAGTTGAAGTTTAA